A window of Leptospira bourretii genomic DNA:
GATAAAACTTAGGACCCAATATGAGATTTATACCTTCTAGTCTACTTTTATGTTTCATCGCCTGCCAAAGTTATACGCCACTAAAATCCGAATGGAAAACTGTAGGTGATACAGAAGTGTTTTATGCAGCCGTTTCTGCAAAAGCAAGCCAACAAGCCATTGAATCAGGTAGCCTTGCTATGAGAAGGAGCACTTGCTTAAACGCAACAAATCTCCTCTCCACTTCCCCAAAACTCACGTCCATCCTCTTAGAACAAGAGTCTGTCCAACTAGATGAAGTAGAAACAAAGGACTTAGGTCGCCTTATCTCTGCTCACAAAATCAAACCCAAACAAGACTCATGCCAATCGGAAAATAGCGATTATTTTTTCGCAAGTCCCGCTTGGGAAAACTGCCAATGCCTGTACTCCATCGAATACCCAGGCGGGAGAAAACAATTCAGACAAGATCTAACACAAATAAAATAACCAAAAAAACAAAGAAGGCAAACCAATCCTTATCCTGGATTTGCCTTCCAACGTTTCCAATAGACTAGCTGCAACCCACTCAGTGCCTCTGGGCCACTCAGATCTGCAAGTGACATCCTTGTCGAAAAAGAAAGTTCCCTTTCGCACCAATTCAAAAACTCTTTCCAATCTGATTTCCTTACTTCTATCTCAATCCCTTTATGTACTTTTTTTTCTAATTGGTATTTATAAGAAGGCTTCGTATCCTCCGTGGACCCAGACTTGGATGAAACTCCGATTCCCACTCGGACAGACAATCCATCCCCTCTTATCTCTGTCGTTTTTTCATCCGACGCAAGGCCTGCCCGCAAAACCATTGGTTTTAAAAATCTTTTCCTTCCATCAAATCCGGTTTGTTTCAATAAACCTTTTTTTTTGAGCTCAGAAACCAATCGAGAAATTGTATCTTTTTTCAATCTCAAAACAGTCCCCAAATACTCGTTAGAAGCAAAACATCCACCACAAGCATCCAAAGACACAATCTCTGCATACAACTTGGTTTGATTTGGACTAAGACCCAAATCCTCCATCCATTGGGCGACCCAAACGCCCGTTCTTTTTGATCCATTCATAACGACCCCTGCTATCCAACACAGGCCTTCGGCGTCCAAAAAAAATTTTCTTTGGATTTGCTACAGAAGAAAGAT
This region includes:
- a CDS encoding helix-turn-helix domain-containing protein; translation: MNGSKRTGVWVAQWMEDLGLSPNQTKLYAEIVSLDACGGCFASNEYLGTVLRLKKDTISRLVSELKKKGLLKQTGFDGRKRFLKPMVLRAGLASDEKTTEIRGDGLSVRVGIGVSSKSGSTEDTKPSYKYQLEKKVHKGIEIEVRKSDWKEFLNWCERELSFSTRMSLADLSGPEALSGLQLVYWKRWKANPG